From Humisphaera borealis, the proteins below share one genomic window:
- a CDS encoding S1C family serine protease — protein sequence MSREPDAPEFFVYPSATGRPVPVAGPTSTRFREPRRSILPLLAIVAFLSVMVTSVIWRLTSPDRPPAVESRKVTPAGELAADERSTIDLFKAASPSVVYITTLQQRMDFRTRNVMEIPAGSGSGFVWDSAGHIVTNYHVVQRANGAKVTLSDHGTYTAKLVGVSALHDVAVLSIDAPAAKLPPIRVGTSHDLQVGQKVFAIGNPFGLDQTLTTGIVSALGRTIQSPTGRPIEEVIQTDAAINPGNSGGPLLDSSNRLIGVNTAIYSPTGSSAGIGFAVPIDTVKRVVEEIILTGKYTPPVLGVAMDARVNELLAKRTGKEGAFVLGVTPGSGAEAAGLRGAAQDENGQITIGDVIQKAGGRRVRTPDDVYSGLQKFRPDDSIELEVLRDGKIETIKVKLGRGD from the coding sequence ATGAGCCGCGAGCCCGATGCCCCGGAGTTCTTCGTTTACCCGTCCGCCACCGGCCGCCCTGTTCCTGTTGCTGGCCCGACCTCTACGCGCTTTCGAGAGCCGCGGCGGTCCATCCTGCCGCTGCTGGCGATCGTGGCGTTCCTGAGTGTGATGGTGACCAGCGTGATCTGGCGTCTGACGTCACCCGATCGCCCGCCGGCGGTCGAATCGCGGAAGGTCACCCCCGCCGGCGAACTTGCCGCCGACGAGCGGTCCACCATCGACCTGTTCAAAGCCGCAAGTCCTTCGGTCGTCTACATCACGACGCTGCAACAGCGGATGGACTTCCGGACGCGTAACGTGATGGAGATTCCGGCCGGCAGCGGCTCGGGATTCGTCTGGGACAGCGCCGGCCACATCGTCACCAACTATCACGTCGTTCAACGCGCCAACGGCGCAAAGGTCACGCTGTCGGATCACGGCACCTACACGGCGAAGCTGGTCGGCGTCTCGGCACTCCATGACGTGGCAGTGCTGAGCATTGATGCGCCGGCGGCCAAGTTGCCGCCCATCCGTGTCGGCACGAGCCATGATCTGCAGGTCGGTCAAAAGGTCTTCGCGATCGGAAACCCGTTCGGCCTCGATCAGACGTTGACCACCGGTATCGTGTCGGCGCTGGGCCGCACGATCCAGAGCCCGACGGGCCGTCCGATCGAAGAAGTCATCCAGACCGACGCGGCGATCAATCCCGGCAACTCCGGCGGCCCGCTGCTCGACAGCTCCAACAGGCTCATCGGCGTGAACACGGCGATCTACAGTCCTACAGGGTCAAGCGCTGGGATCGGGTTTGCCGTCCCGATCGATACGGTCAAGCGGGTCGTCGAGGAAATCATTCTTACCGGCAAGTACACACCGCCGGTGCTCGGCGTCGCGATGGATGCCAGGGTGAATGAACTGCTCGCCAAGCGCACGGGCAAAGAGGGCGCGTTTGTGCTGGGTGTCACTCCCGGCAGCGGGGCCGAAGCCGCCGGCCTGCGCGGCGCGGCGCAGGACGAGAACGGCCAGATCACGATCGGCGATGTGATCCAGAAGGCGGGTGGTCGACGGGTGCGAACGCCGGACGACGTCTACTCCGGGCTTCAGAAGTTCCGCCCCGATGACTCGATCGAACTGGAGGTGCTTCGCGACGGCAAGATCGAAACGATCAAGGTGAAACTTGGGCGCGGGGATTGA
- a CDS encoding glycosyltransferase encodes MTITLIILGLIALVWIGLYLSPVHRSTFTEPLDADAGEGALDGTQPPVTLIAPARNESAVLPRTVPTYCRQEYTRLRVLIVDDQSDDTTPTVLTELSRVHPELIHMRTTERPAGWMGKSWAVASGVTFARGLPSVALDTTPEQAAEEIYCFTDADCAFHPRALATAVRVMREQNADMLSVLPHMVLGHWSEKIGLPALLTTLGMVFPLGSVNNPASSIALAAGGFILIRRSAYEKVGGHESVRSHIVEDVQLARRAKSMGVRLHTRLTRNLVTTHMYEDWNDLWEGLAKNAYAGMDYQPRKFWVGLIVGMMVAVLPPVYMVATLIWVIAAPSPAGWTALALSAAIVAAQAAIHARTIRHMGLPLYHAVLMPVSIALYQAIAASSAFQYHYRGGNLWKGRRVGGPAVTEPQPPG; translated from the coding sequence ATGACGATCACCCTGATCATTCTTGGTCTGATCGCGCTGGTCTGGATCGGCTTGTACCTGAGTCCCGTTCACCGTTCGACCTTTACCGAGCCCCTTGACGCAGACGCGGGCGAAGGGGCGTTGGACGGTACGCAGCCTCCGGTGACGCTGATCGCCCCGGCGCGAAACGAGTCGGCCGTTCTGCCGCGGACCGTGCCGACCTATTGCCGTCAGGAATACACCCGTCTCCGCGTGTTGATCGTCGATGATCAGAGCGACGACACCACGCCTACCGTGCTGACAGAACTTTCGCGCGTGCACCCGGAGCTCATCCACATGCGGACAACGGAGCGGCCTGCCGGCTGGATGGGCAAATCCTGGGCGGTGGCGTCGGGGGTGACGTTCGCGCGGGGCCTGCCGTCGGTCGCGTTGGACACAACGCCCGAGCAGGCGGCCGAGGAAATCTACTGCTTCACCGACGCCGACTGCGCTTTCCATCCCCGCGCGCTCGCGACGGCTGTGCGAGTCATGCGGGAGCAGAACGCGGACATGCTTAGCGTGCTGCCACACATGGTGCTGGGACACTGGAGCGAGAAAATCGGACTACCCGCGCTGCTGACGACGCTCGGAATGGTGTTCCCCCTCGGCAGCGTGAACAACCCGGCCAGCTCCATCGCGCTGGCGGCCGGGGGATTCATCCTGATTCGCAGATCCGCGTACGAGAAAGTCGGCGGGCACGAATCGGTGCGGTCGCACATTGTGGAAGACGTGCAGCTGGCGCGACGGGCCAAGTCCATGGGCGTGCGGCTTCACACCCGGCTGACCCGGAACCTCGTGACCACCCACATGTATGAAGACTGGAACGACCTCTGGGAAGGTCTGGCGAAGAACGCCTACGCGGGCATGGACTATCAGCCTCGTAAGTTCTGGGTCGGACTAATCGTGGGCATGATGGTGGCGGTGTTGCCGCCGGTATATATGGTCGCGACGCTGATATGGGTCATCGCCGCTCCGTCGCCCGCGGGCTGGACGGCGTTGGCGCTGTCCGCGGCGATCGTCGCGGCACAGGCGGCGATTCACGCCCGCACCATCCGCCACATGGGATTGCCGCTCTACCACGCGGTGCTGATGCCGGTGAGCATTGCGCTTTACCAGGCGATCGCGGCTTCGTCGGCGTTCCAGTACCACTATCGCGGTGGCAACCTCTGGAAGGGCCGTCGCGTCGGCGGGCCGGCCGTTACCGAGCCCCAGCCCCCCGGTTGA
- a CDS encoding Ig-like domain-containing protein codes for MKDNKATSVHHPDYAQRGTQSCRRSSRWLRLGVVLLLLAVGVSAAVWAKGRGYKTAMLRVIFPESPVYLSKPTVVAVRPADMTGGVPPDAFIAADVRLPNKGKVIDRKTLENGVMLLKGNAREKVPALVNTSGGGDAIVLRPLKPLELNALYTFEVLPALKDTGGASFEQHSTTFSTAAGTVYSEFPAAAVKVEQPLSAGNWYTGLAFGPDERLYASTIAGQVVRFDVAADGSLSAPKVITTVLAANQGPRIMTGLTFDPAATRDNPIIYVAHGTFPFDRMPEGDNVRSKAGTPHGMSKKVIPDWSGKISRLSGPNLENYQDIVVGLPRARHDHTTGQISFGPDGAMYFAQASNTAMGEADHEWGYRPERLLTACVMRLDMKRLSSLPLNSQTAGAEVNYDPFADGAPLTIVATGTRNCYDLLFHSNGRFYATLNGSARGGNTPAGGPSDVRRFDQAAAGGYDGPTVPGLKEVGTQNDYLLRLESGGYYGHPNPLRAEFVMNGGNPTAAIDACEVAEYPVGVVPDRNYRFPSFDFGKNLSPCGMTEYRGQAFPALRGKVLVVRFSGGKDIIALTPGDDGDIRHFVTNLDGFTHFHDPVDLCVSPATGYIYVAEHTGRKITLLRPTEQNRSASAIQQDVIPPGRNGPASILPMVSTPRE; via the coding sequence ATGAAAGACAACAAGGCAACCTCGGTCCATCACCCCGACTACGCGCAGCGGGGGACACAGTCGTGTCGACGGTCGTCCCGCTGGCTTCGCCTGGGCGTGGTTCTGCTGCTCCTGGCGGTCGGAGTAAGTGCCGCCGTCTGGGCCAAGGGGCGTGGATACAAAACTGCAATGCTCCGGGTGATCTTCCCGGAAAGTCCGGTCTATCTTAGCAAGCCGACGGTCGTCGCGGTGCGCCCGGCAGACATGACCGGAGGCGTGCCGCCGGACGCCTTCATCGCCGCCGACGTCAGGCTTCCCAACAAGGGGAAGGTCATCGACCGTAAGACGCTGGAAAACGGCGTGATGCTTCTAAAGGGCAACGCACGCGAGAAGGTCCCTGCGCTGGTCAATACGAGCGGCGGGGGAGATGCGATTGTGCTCCGTCCGCTCAAGCCGCTGGAACTCAACGCACTCTACACGTTCGAAGTGCTGCCTGCCTTGAAAGATACGGGAGGCGCGTCGTTCGAGCAGCACAGCACCACGTTCTCGACCGCTGCGGGCACGGTTTACAGCGAGTTCCCAGCCGCAGCCGTGAAGGTGGAACAGCCGCTCTCGGCGGGCAACTGGTATACGGGGCTTGCTTTTGGGCCGGACGAACGGCTCTACGCGAGCACGATCGCAGGTCAGGTGGTGCGATTTGATGTCGCAGCAGACGGGTCGCTGTCGGCTCCGAAGGTCATCACGACCGTGCTGGCGGCCAATCAGGGCCCGCGCATCATGACGGGCCTGACGTTCGACCCCGCCGCCACGCGCGACAACCCGATCATCTATGTCGCTCACGGCACATTCCCGTTCGATCGGATGCCCGAAGGGGACAACGTCCGCAGCAAGGCCGGTACGCCTCACGGCATGAGCAAGAAGGTCATCCCCGACTGGAGCGGCAAAATCAGCCGCCTGTCGGGCCCGAACCTCGAGAACTATCAGGACATCGTCGTCGGCCTGCCCAGGGCGCGGCACGATCACACGACGGGGCAGATCAGTTTCGGTCCGGACGGCGCGATGTACTTCGCGCAGGCCAGCAACACGGCGATGGGTGAAGCCGACCACGAATGGGGATACCGTCCGGAGCGCTTGCTGACGGCATGCGTGATGCGACTCGACATGAAGCGTCTGTCGTCGCTCCCGCTGAACTCGCAAACCGCAGGCGCGGAAGTGAACTACGATCCGTTCGCCGACGGCGCTCCGTTGACGATCGTCGCCACGGGAACCCGCAACTGTTACGACCTGCTGTTCCATAGCAACGGGCGGTTCTATGCCACGCTCAACGGCTCTGCCCGCGGCGGCAACACGCCCGCCGGCGGACCCAGCGACGTGCGACGATTCGATCAGGCCGCCGCGGGCGGCTATGACGGCCCGACCGTTCCCGGCCTCAAGGAGGTCGGCACCCAGAACGACTACCTGCTGCGCCTGGAATCAGGCGGCTACTACGGGCACCCCAACCCACTGCGTGCCGAGTTCGTGATGAACGGCGGCAATCCCACCGCAGCCATCGATGCCTGCGAGGTGGCGGAGTATCCCGTCGGCGTCGTGCCCGACCGCAACTACCGATTCCCTTCGTTCGACTTCGGCAAGAACCTTTCGCCGTGCGGCATGACCGAGTACCGCGGCCAGGCGTTTCCGGCGCTGCGGGGCAAAGTGCTCGTCGTGCGGTTCTCCGGCGGCAAAGACATCATCGCTCTGACACCCGGCGACGACGGCGACATTCGCCACTTCGTCACCAACCTGGACGGCTTCACGCACTTTCACGATCCGGTCGACCTGTGCGTCTCGCCGGCGACGGGCTACATCTACGTTGCCGAGCACACCGGTCGAAAGATCACGCTGCTTCGGCCGACGGAGCAGAACCGGTCCGCCAGCGCCATCCAGCAGGATGTCATTCCGCCAGGCCGCAACGGCCCGGCGAGCATCCTTCCGATGGTCAGCACGCCTCGCGAATAG
- a CDS encoding Rieske 2Fe-2S domain-containing protein, giving the protein MLGAKLVTDLITGVESPWAELYRPQRKPLSSPGTFLSENLNAVAQYAALLTPGEVSSVDDIAVDCGAILRKGLTKVAAYRDKEGQIHQCSALCTHQQGVVVWNDVEKSWDCPVHGSRFCPEGRVLTGPAVEPLPPLAEP; this is encoded by the coding sequence GTGCTCGGGGCCAAGTTGGTCACCGACCTGATAACCGGAGTCGAATCGCCCTGGGCGGAACTGTATCGACCGCAGCGAAAACCCCTGAGCTCGCCTGGGACGTTCCTGAGCGAAAACCTGAACGCCGTTGCTCAATACGCGGCCCTGCTCACGCCCGGCGAGGTGTCGTCGGTGGACGATATTGCCGTGGACTGTGGGGCGATTCTCCGCAAGGGGCTGACCAAGGTCGCGGCGTATCGCGACAAGGAAGGGCAGATTCATCAGTGCTCGGCGCTTTGCACCCATCAGCAGGGTGTCGTTGTGTGGAACGACGTCGAGAAGTCCTGGGATTGTCCGGTTCACGGAAGTCGCTTCTGCCCCGAGGGCCGGGTACTGACCGGACCGGCGGTTGAGCCACTTCCGCCGCTGGCGGAACCGTGA
- a CDS encoding SDR family oxidoreductase: MQQDTDGNGRKISVASASTPQTQKEPSPPYSPQKLSKPGLEADMTQKPRWQAPLYKAAGKLEGKSALITGGDSGIGKAVAYLYAREGADVAIVYLPQEQVDAEEVRAAVEATGRRCLLIPGDVRTSAFCREAVERVVATFGRLDILVSNAAWQDRQDDIQDLSDEQIDRTFKTNIYAYIYLVRAAVPHMKPGSAIIATSSVAGLKGGGSLYDYSATKGAIDSFTKVLAKELVDKGIRVNNVAPGPVWSPLNPADRGLPPEEVAAFGKKTPMGRAGQPEEIAPAYVFFASDADSSFISGVVLEQSGGETMAG, from the coding sequence ATGCAACAAGACACCGACGGCAACGGCCGAAAAATCAGCGTCGCGTCCGCAAGCACCCCGCAGACCCAGAAGGAGCCTTCGCCTCCGTACTCGCCGCAGAAGCTTTCCAAGCCCGGCCTGGAAGCCGACATGACGCAGAAGCCGCGCTGGCAAGCACCGCTCTACAAGGCCGCGGGAAAACTCGAGGGCAAGTCGGCGCTGATTACCGGCGGCGACAGCGGCATCGGCAAGGCCGTCGCCTACCTCTATGCCCGCGAGGGCGCCGACGTCGCGATCGTCTACCTGCCCCAGGAACAGGTCGATGCAGAGGAAGTTCGCGCCGCCGTCGAGGCAACCGGCAGGCGTTGTCTGCTGATTCCCGGCGACGTCCGCACCAGTGCGTTCTGCCGCGAGGCGGTCGAGCGCGTGGTCGCAACCTTCGGGCGGCTCGACATTCTCGTCTCCAACGCCGCCTGGCAGGATCGCCAGGACGACATTCAGGATCTGTCCGACGAGCAGATCGACCGCACATTCAAGACCAACATCTACGCCTACATCTATCTGGTTCGGGCGGCGGTGCCACACATGAAGCCAGGCTCGGCGATCATCGCGACCAGTTCGGTCGCCGGCCTCAAGGGGGGCGGATCGTTGTACGATTACTCGGCCACCAAAGGCGCGATCGATTCGTTCACCAAGGTGCTCGCCAAGGAACTGGTGGACAAAGGAATCCGCGTCAACAATGTCGCCCCGGGCCCGGTCTGGTCGCCCCTGAATCCCGCCGACCGTGGACTTCCGCCTGAAGAGGTCGCCGCCTTCGGCAAGAAGACACCGATGGGTCGTGCCGGTCAGCCGGAGGAGATCGCACCGGCTTACGTCTTCTTCGCCAGCGATGCCGATTCCTCGTTCATCAGCGGCGTCGTGCTCGAACAGTCCGGCGGCGAAACCATGGCAGGATGA
- a CDS encoding response regulator — protein sequence MLEHRKGNAVPSGESDSARCHPGPERSRAGCTRPRILLVEDDDLSARMMAKLLEDEQFECRYATDYRSALRTASEWIPDFLVCDIDLQSRRDGCDVLRSMRTAYQTIQGISVSGLEFGEARARSEQGGFALHLSKPIDAARLISSLRSLMLSPPRASGRSPAASE from the coding sequence ATGCTGGAACACCGAAAGGGCAACGCCGTGCCCTCTGGCGAATCCGATTCCGCGAGGTGTCATCCAGGGCCGGAGCGCAGCAGAGCTGGCTGCACGAGGCCGCGCATCCTACTGGTCGAGGACGACGACCTGTCGGCACGGATGATGGCGAAACTTCTGGAGGACGAGCAGTTCGAGTGTCGTTATGCCACCGACTATCGAAGTGCGTTGCGCACGGCCAGCGAATGGATCCCCGACTTTCTTGTCTGCGACATCGACCTGCAATCACGGCGCGATGGTTGCGACGTCCTGCGATCGATGCGAACGGCTTACCAGACGATCCAGGGCATTTCCGTGAGCGGGCTCGAGTTTGGCGAAGCCCGGGCCAGGAGCGAGCAGGGCGGGTTTGCGTTACACCTTTCGAAGCCGATCGATGCAGCGCGGCTCATCAGTTCACTGCGATCACTGATGCTGTCGCCGCCGCGAGCGTCGGGACGATCGCCGGCAGCGTCCGAGTGA
- a CDS encoding SRPBCC family protein, with translation MTIQAVNENASRDKNAWRETQTRDPFSMSTPGSLPGAQSRETGKTKNVGDPERLASMVAGAVLAVGGMKMRGLAGLAMLAGAGGLIRRGYTGHCPLNTVIHRNSAEEATPESYYKRGIHVQSAFTIQKPRNELFAFWRDFQNLPRFMKHLKKVAPLGGDRWHWEIHAPAGSTVSWDAEIVNEVQDELIAWKSAGGADVDNAGSVRFLDAPGDRGTEVRVVLDYIPPGDVVGKWVATLFGKDPAHLIKSDLRRFKQLMEAGEIPTIEGQSKGECTC, from the coding sequence GTGACAATACAGGCTGTGAATGAGAACGCGTCGCGGGACAAGAACGCGTGGCGTGAAACACAAACCCGTGACCCCTTCAGCATGTCCACGCCGGGCAGCCTTCCTGGCGCGCAGAGCCGGGAGACAGGCAAAACGAAGAATGTCGGCGATCCTGAGCGGCTGGCATCCATGGTCGCCGGCGCGGTGCTTGCCGTTGGCGGTATGAAAATGCGTGGGCTCGCCGGCTTGGCGATGCTCGCGGGTGCAGGCGGGCTCATTCGCCGTGGCTACACGGGTCATTGTCCGCTGAACACGGTCATTCACCGCAACTCTGCCGAGGAAGCCACACCGGAGTCTTACTACAAACGAGGCATACACGTTCAGTCGGCTTTCACGATTCAGAAACCGCGGAACGAACTGTTCGCCTTCTGGCGCGACTTCCAAAATCTGCCCCGTTTCATGAAGCACCTGAAAAAAGTGGCCCCGCTCGGCGGCGACCGCTGGCACTGGGAGATTCACGCGCCAGCCGGCTCGACTGTTAGTTGGGACGCCGAGATCGTCAACGAAGTGCAAGACGAGTTGATCGCGTGGAAGTCGGCCGGCGGCGCCGACGTTGACAACGCCGGTTCCGTGCGTTTCCTCGACGCGCCGGGCGACCGCGGCACCGAGGTCCGTGTCGTGCTCGATTACATCCCTCCCGGCGATGTCGTCGGCAAATGGGTCGCCACCCTGTTCGGGAAAGATCCCGCCCATCTCATTAAGTCTGACCTTCGCCGATTCAAGCAACTGATGGAAGCCGGCGAGATTCCGACCATCGAAGGGCAGTCCAAAGGCGAATGCACGTGCTGA
- a CDS encoding zinc-dependent alcohol dehydrogenase: MRAVTWCGKHKVEVCNVPDPKILQPTDVIIKVTTTCICGSDLHLYNGYIPGMQKGDVLGHEFMGEVVEVGKAVRKLNVGDRIVVPFTISCGGCFFCKRGLWSCCDNTNPNAAVAEQAYGFTTAGLFGYSHLTGGYAGGQAEYVRVPYADIAPIKVPEGLSDEQVVFLTDIFPTGYMAAENCNIQPGDTVAVWGAGPVGQFAIRSAFMLGAEKVVAIDSVDDRLAMAAQAGATTIDIDDEWVYEKLLDLTGGRGPDACIDAVGMEAHGLTLDALYDRVKATLFMATDRPHALRQAINCCRKGGTVSIPGVYGGLVDKLPMGAAMQKGLTFKMGQTHVPNYLAPLLDRVAKGQIDPSFVITHRFALEDAPKAYDTFSKREAGCIKVVLKP; encoded by the coding sequence ATGCGAGCTGTCACCTGGTGCGGAAAACACAAAGTCGAAGTCTGTAATGTTCCCGATCCCAAGATCCTTCAGCCCACCGATGTCATCATCAAGGTGACCACGACGTGTATCTGCGGCTCGGACCTTCACCTTTACAACGGTTACATCCCCGGCATGCAGAAGGGGGACGTGCTCGGCCATGAATTCATGGGCGAAGTCGTCGAAGTCGGCAAAGCCGTCAGGAAGTTGAACGTCGGCGACCGCATTGTGGTTCCGTTCACAATCTCCTGCGGTGGTTGTTTCTTCTGCAAACGCGGACTTTGGAGCTGCTGCGACAATACCAATCCGAACGCCGCCGTCGCCGAACAGGCTTACGGATTCACGACGGCGGGACTGTTCGGCTACTCGCACCTGACCGGCGGCTACGCCGGTGGCCAAGCCGAATACGTTCGGGTGCCCTACGCCGACATCGCCCCCATCAAGGTCCCCGAAGGCCTCAGCGACGAACAGGTCGTCTTCCTGACCGACATCTTCCCGACCGGTTACATGGCAGCGGAGAACTGCAATATCCAGCCCGGCGACACGGTCGCGGTCTGGGGTGCCGGACCGGTCGGACAGTTTGCCATTCGATCGGCATTCATGCTCGGCGCAGAAAAGGTCGTCGCCATCGACAGCGTGGACGATCGGTTGGCGATGGCCGCCCAGGCCGGCGCAACCACCATCGACATCGACGACGAATGGGTCTACGAGAAGCTCCTCGACCTCACCGGAGGTCGCGGCCCGGACGCCTGCATCGACGCCGTCGGAATGGAAGCTCATGGGCTGACCCTCGACGCGCTATACGACCGCGTGAAGGCAACACTGTTCATGGCAACCGACCGCCCCCACGCCCTGCGACAAGCCATCAACTGCTGCCGCAAGGGAGGCACCGTTTCCATCCCGGGTGTCTACGGCGGACTCGTGGACAAGCTGCCCATGGGCGCGGCGATGCAAAAGGGCCTGACATTCAAAATGGGCCAGACCCATGTCCCCAACTACCTTGCTCCGCTGCTCGATCGCGTCGCCAAGGGGCAGATCGATCCATCGTTCGTGATTACCCACCGATTCGCACTGGAGGATGCGCCCAAGGCTTATGACACCTTCTCCAAGCGCGAAGCCGGCTGCATCAAGGTTGTACTCAAGCCCTGA
- a CDS encoding carbonic anhydrase — protein sequence MASTRNTTPPVSADDALRRLIEGNERFCRGEAQFPTVQKDILADLAIGQSPYATILGCSDSRVPPELLFDAGFGELFVIRVAGNTLSAEVAGSMQYAATHLHTQLFVVLGHENCGAVQAAMATKVDGIRHKSRIQLLVDNIVPGLTDPDERLTPDAQLAHAVEENVRWTIRQIHQMPEAAARRTEGKMKLVGAVYDIGSGGVRFLPDDPEPSQRPR from the coding sequence ATGGCTTCGACCCGCAACACTACACCTCCCGTCAGCGCCGATGACGCACTGCGCCGTCTGATCGAAGGGAACGAGAGGTTTTGCAGGGGCGAGGCCCAGTTCCCCACAGTGCAGAAGGACATCCTGGCCGACCTGGCAATCGGCCAGAGCCCCTACGCGACCATCCTGGGTTGCAGTGACTCACGCGTGCCGCCGGAATTGCTGTTCGACGCCGGCTTCGGCGAACTGTTCGTCATCCGCGTCGCCGGCAACACGCTGTCGGCCGAGGTCGCCGGCAGCATGCAGTACGCCGCCACCCACCTCCACACGCAGTTGTTTGTCGTACTCGGACACGAGAACTGCGGCGCGGTACAGGCGGCGATGGCGACGAAAGTGGACGGGATCAGGCACAAATCACGGATCCAGCTCCTCGTGGACAACATCGTCCCCGGACTGACCGATCCCGACGAGCGCCTTACCCCTGATGCACAACTGGCGCACGCGGTCGAGGAGAACGTCCGCTGGACCATTCGCCAGATTCACCAGATGCCGGAGGCCGCCGCGCGACGCACAGAGGGGAAGATGAAACTCGTCGGTGCCGTGTACGACATCGGATCGGGCGGCGTACGCTTTTTGCCAGACGACCCCGAACCATCCCAACGACCGCGGTAG
- a CDS encoding tyrosine-type recombinase/integrase, producing MASLIEDGDNLWHIQFFRPGVSGRQTIRPGKMPRRDAERFMDKIESLLSALKQNRPVDDATATWVAKLEGPLRTKLEAKGLIAPAASEAKRTGALGEMFDKWLGSLDIKLSTQTAYRQVRRDLVAYFGADRDIATIGPLEADEWRQAQKAKGLAEATLSRRVKTCRHFFRKAVKWKLIPENPFEDVKAGSQKNDARKRFISQEVAQKVLIACPDAEWRLIFALSRYGGLRCPSEHLGLRWGDIDWDRERILVHAPKTEHYSNKGTRVIPMFPELKRYLLEVFQNASEGSEFVITRYRNPNSNLRTQLMRIIDVADVEPWPRLFHNLRATRQTELCEIFPGHVVCQWLGNSEDVAKDHYLQVTDQHYERAAQMTEPGAQKPAQPGRESTGNTSQNAWPQNAKTAGVPAVATECESSHSVRMASEGLEPSRLWGGGF from the coding sequence ATGGCAAGCTTAATTGAAGACGGTGACAACCTGTGGCACATCCAGTTCTTTCGGCCGGGCGTATCCGGCCGACAGACCATCCGACCGGGCAAGATGCCGCGCCGCGACGCCGAGCGATTCATGGATAAGATCGAATCGCTCCTGTCAGCCCTGAAACAGAATCGCCCCGTGGACGACGCCACGGCGACGTGGGTCGCCAAACTGGAAGGCCCGCTGCGCACGAAACTGGAAGCCAAGGGACTTATCGCACCGGCGGCATCCGAAGCCAAACGCACGGGAGCACTCGGCGAGATGTTCGACAAGTGGCTCGGCTCGCTCGACATCAAGCTGAGTACACAGACCGCCTACCGTCAGGTTCGGCGTGACCTCGTCGCCTACTTCGGCGCCGATCGCGACATCGCAACCATCGGGCCACTCGAGGCCGACGAGTGGCGACAGGCGCAGAAGGCGAAGGGTCTTGCCGAGGCCACGCTCAGTCGCCGGGTGAAGACCTGCCGCCACTTCTTCCGCAAGGCGGTCAAGTGGAAGCTGATCCCTGAGAATCCCTTCGAGGACGTGAAGGCCGGCTCCCAGAAGAACGATGCCCGCAAACGTTTCATCAGCCAGGAAGTCGCGCAGAAGGTGTTGATCGCCTGTCCCGACGCCGAATGGCGGCTCATCTTCGCGCTAAGCCGCTACGGCGGGCTGCGCTGTCCGTCCGAGCATCTGGGCCTGCGGTGGGGCGACATCGACTGGGATCGCGAACGCATTCTCGTCCACGCGCCCAAGACGGAGCACTACAGCAACAAGGGAACCCGCGTCATTCCGATGTTCCCCGAGCTCAAACGCTACCTGCTGGAAGTGTTTCAGAATGCATCGGAAGGCTCGGAGTTCGTCATCACCCGCTATCGCAATCCCAACAGCAATCTGCGGACGCAGTTGATGCGAATCATCGACGTTGCCGACGTCGAACCATGGCCGCGACTCTTTCACAATCTGCGAGCGACACGGCAGACGGAACTTTGCGAGATCTTCCCCGGCCACGTCGTGTGCCAGTGGCTCGGCAACTCCGAAGACGTGGCGAAAGACCACTACCTTCAGGTGACCGACCAGCACTACGAACGTGCCGCCCAAATGACCGAACCGGGAGCGCAAAAACCAGCGCAGCCCGGCCGAGAATCGACTGGAAACACCTCGCAAAACGCCTGGCCGCAAAACGCAAAAACCGCTGGCGTGCCAGCGGTTGCGACGGAGTGCGAAAGTTCGCATTCTGTTAGGATGGCCTCAGAGGGACTCGAACCCTCACGCCTTTGGGGCGGTGGATTTTGA
- a CDS encoding helix-turn-helix domain-containing protein: MQKLMSSREAATFLAISPRTLWTIVDRGELAAVKIGRSVRFDPADLIAFVERAKTRPASVLAA; encoded by the coding sequence ATGCAGAAACTGATGTCCAGCCGCGAGGCCGCCACGTTCCTAGCGATCTCGCCACGGACCCTCTGGACCATCGTCGACCGCGGCGAGCTTGCCGCCGTCAAGATCGGGCGTTCGGTCCGATTCGACCCGGCCGACCTGATTGCGTTCGTTGAACGTGCCAAAACTCGGCCCGCCAGCGTGCTGGCCGCGTGA
- a CDS encoding phage BR0599 family protein, whose product MTSGAAALQHAPFHRYQSIGGTHRIYLRYPLRVAPAEGDGVSIRRGCRKTLSDCEARQGDTDQFGGFPNTPYGLVKPKKTDHT is encoded by the coding sequence GTGACGAGCGGTGCTGCTGCACTTCAGCACGCGCCGTTCCATCGCTACCAGTCAATTGGCGGGACTCACAGAATCTACCTGAGATACCCACTCCGCGTTGCGCCAGCCGAAGGAGACGGAGTAAGCATCCGGCGTGGGTGCCGGAAGACGCTAAGTGATTGTGAGGCCAGGCAGGGAGACACCGATCAGTTCGGCGGGTTCCCGAATACTCCATACGGACTCGTCAAACCGAAAAAGACAGATCACACATGA